The window TCCCTCAATAACTGTAAAATTTAAGCTTTTGCTACGGTAGTAATGTGAAACAAAATGTGTTAATCTACATCCAAGAACACGAAAATATCACTAATCCTTATATAGGACAAAGTAGTTGCTAACCTTAACCTAAGGGATAAACCAAAGGATGGAATTCAAAAGAAGTCTTGATAAGAAAGGAACCACAAGAAGTCCTCGTAAACTGCGATACCTCTGTGGCTATTGCAGTGGTACCGGTACGAGACGGGGAGATTCAACATTACCCTGCCTTATCTGCGGCGGTACTGGGCGCCGGCCGTCTAAATTGAAAAACGAGTGTATGTGCTGTGAAGGGTCGGGTCTGAAGCCGGGGAGCATAGCGTTACCCTGCCCAACCTGTGGCGGGTGGGGTTATATTAAAGGATAGCATTCCACTCATGTGCGATAGACTTACCGTAACAATTCACACCACTACTTCCATTTCCACATCACGATACCCTCAGCAACCTTGGGCAGAAAGAGCGTTGACTTCTGCGGGAACACCTTCTTCTCCACGTGCGCCTTGTATTCCACATCGGCTATACGCAGCCGTCTGAGGAAGAACGCAACCTCGTACGCTTCCTTATCCACTTTCTCGATCGCCTCTTGCGGACTGGCGGTGAAGACCACATCCTCAGGCTCGCCAATAAGCGTTGGCCCAATAAGCCATTCGTGCAGGCTGATGACATCCAGTCCCACTCGCTCGCCGCGGGCCTCCGCTAATTTCCCGATTCTTTCCTTATCCGCTCGCAGCACGTAGTACTTCTCTCCGTCGTACATACCAAATCGCACGTCAAATTCATCGGTGCTTTCGTTAAGCCTCGAATAGATCTGTGCCTCGCCCGCACGCTTGTCGTACGATTCTACCGTGAAATAATCCGCTATCCTCGCCCATAACTCCTCCCTACGGCATTGCCGCACACAGCGATGCCAAGGTAGCAATAAAAGCGCTCGATCACCGCCTTCTACCAGCATCATCAGCGTATATGCCGTGCCCTCTTCCTGATCCTTACTCACCTGATACGCCGCGGTGTATCGGTGGTGCCCATCAAGAATCATGATCCGCTTCTCACGCACGAGCTGCTGGATCTTATCAATAACGTCCTTGTCCGCTACCTCCCAGAGCAGGTGGCGAGCGCCGTTTATCACAACGTCCATGACCGGCTTTCGCTGCTCATCTAGCTCCAAATCCGGCCTGTGAAAGCCCAGGTAATCCTCAAAGATGTTGTTTATCTCATGGCCCGGCATGTTGTATTCCGCGACGATCGGCGAGAAGTTCATGCCGCACGCTTTCATCAGATGGCTTCGCTCGCGCGTCTTCGTCTCAAACGTCTTCTCATGCCCCACTATGCTGTGCTCGTTGAGTTTATCGACCTTCACCAATGTGACCAACCCGAATGCGAAATAGACCTCTCTTCGCTCCTCTCTGGGGATTTGCTCCACTAGACTCCTCGAGAGGCTGTACCGAATCCCGTAGATATAGAACGCGGGGTGGTCACGCCCTTTCAAAATCCCCTCGGCGAAAAGGCGCTCTAAACTCAGTTTCGCGTAATCTACGAAATCGTCCTCCGCCACGCCCTCTTTTCTCGTGCTAAAATGGATTACATTGTTCCTATCGGCTGCATAACGCTCGTACTGCTGCGCATCAATGGTATCGTAGACAGGGCATACCAGTTCGGCTCTGGTCTCCAGTTCCGGGTTCAGTATCGTCGCCTTGAACGGTCTTATCTCCACCATCTCCTCACTTCCCTACTCTATCACTATTTCGTCATTTGTTTTAATTCTTTCCGCTTTTTCGTTCGATGACCGACCACGGAACGAGTGTATGTTATTCAAGAAAGCTCGTGACGATTTCCTTCACGGTAACTTCTCCCTCCCTGGTATCGTCGTTAGATGCGCTGGTGTACGGCGTGCGCTCTACCAATCGCGGGCCTCATTCAGGTTTCTGCTTCTTTGGCACTCGGTTTAAATTTTAAAAGTGCGCTTCAGAAGAAGCCACACGCCAGAAGATAAATATAATAAAAACAAATAGGATGTAAATCTGTAAACAATATAAATCCGTAGGTTGTATAGATTAGAAGAAAGATAGGAGGAAAATGAAAGATGGCAGAGAAAGAGCACATGAATTTGGCTATGATAGGGCACATAGACCACGGGAAATCAACGCTGTTGGGACGGCTGCTGATGGATGCAGGGGTCATTGATCCACATGTAATCGATGAGTACAGGAAAAAGGCACAAGAGATAGGAAAAGGATCATTCGAGTTCGCTTGGGTGATGGATAGTTTGAAGGATGAACGAGAGCGGGGCATTACCATAGACGTCGCTCATCAGAGATTTGATACTAATAAGTATTATTACACAATCGTGGATTGTCCGGGTCACCGAGATTTCGTGAAGAACATGATTACCGGGACCTCGCAGGCGGATGCAGCGGTGTTAGTGGTAGATGCCAAGGACGGGATAATGGCACAGACCAAGGAGCATGTCTTCTTAGCAAGAACCTTGGGCGTAACGCAGCTCATTATCGCTATCAATAAAATGGACCGGGTGAATTACGAGCAGAAGAGCTACGAAGAACTGAAGAAGGCGCTTTTAGAACTCTTGGGTGTTGTGGGCTATAAAGAAGGAGCGCTCGTGTTTATTCCTGTTTCTGCGTTCGAAGGCGAGAATATCACGAAGCCCAGCGAGAAGATGAAATGGTTTGATGGACCTACCCTTTTGGATGCACTGGACCTCATGAAAGTGCCAGAAAAACCCATTAATCTCCCGCTTCGATTACCGGTGCAGGATGTATATACCATAACCGGCGCGGGGACGGTTCCCGTGGGCCGGGTGGAGACCGGAAAGATAAAGAAAGGCGACACGGTGATTTTCAACCCGCCAGCCAAGACCGGTGAGGTGAAATCGATAGAGATGCATCATGAAGAAATCCCAGAAGCTATTCCGGGCGACAATATCGGCTGGAATGTGCGAGGGGTCGGTAGGACGGATATACGGCGAGGCGACGTATGTGGGCATACAGACAATCCGCCAACGATTGCAGACGAATTTACCGCGCAGCTCATTGTGCTTCAACATCCGACCGCCATTACGATTGGCTACACACCAGTGTTCCATTGTCA of the Methanomicrobia archaeon genome contains:
- a CDS encoding DUF1015 family protein; translation: MVEIRPFKATILNPELETRAELVCPVYDTIDAQQYERYAADRNNVIHFSTRKEGVAEDDFVDYAKLSLERLFAEGILKGRDHPAFYIYGIRYSLSRSLVEQIPREERREVYFAFGLVTLVKVDKLNEHSIVGHEKTFETKTRERSHLMKACGMNFSPIVAEYNMPGHEINNIFEDYLGFHRPDLELDEQRKPVMDVVINGARHLLWEVADKDVIDKIQQLVREKRIMILDGHHRYTAAYQVSKDQEEGTAYTLMMLVEGGDRALLLLPWHRCVRQCRREELWARIADYFTVESYDKRAGEAQIYSRLNESTDEFDVRFGMYDGEKYYVLRADKERIGKLAEARGERVGLDVISLHEWLIGPTLIGEPEDVVFTASPQEAIEKVDKEAYEVAFFLRRLRIADVEYKAHVEKKVFPQKSTLFLPKVAEGIVMWKWK
- the tuf gene encoding translation elongation factor EF-1 subunit alpha — its product is MAEKEHMNLAMIGHIDHGKSTLLGRLLMDAGVIDPHVIDEYRKKAQEIGKGSFEFAWVMDSLKDERERGITIDVAHQRFDTNKYYYTIVDCPGHRDFVKNMITGTSQADAAVLVVDAKDGIMAQTKEHVFLARTLGVTQLIIAINKMDRVNYEQKSYEELKKALLELLGVVGYKEGALVFIPVSAFEGENITKPSEKMKWFDGPTLLDALDLMKVPEKPINLPLRLPVQDVYTITGAGTVPVGRVETGKIKKGDTVIFNPPAKTGEVKSIEMHHEEIPEAIPGDNIGWNVRGVGRTDIRRGDVCGHTDNPPTIADEFTAQLIVLQHPTAITIGYTPVFHCHTTQVSCTITEIAKKLDPRTGATKEENPDFIKTGDAAIVTVKPSRPLVIERVKEIPQLGRFAIRDMGQTVAAGMVMDIKEK